Sequence from the Corallococcus sp. EGB genome:
GGGCCGACGCGACAAGGCCATCATCTCCACCAAGGCCACCTTCCGCGCGGGGGCCGGGCCCAACGACGTGGGCTCCTCGCGCTTCCACCTCACGCGCGCCGTGGACGCGGCGCTGCGCCGGCTGAAGACGGACTACATCGACCTGTTCCAATTGCACGCCTTCGACGCGATGACGCCCGTGGAGGAGGTGCTCAACACGCTGGACGGCTTCGTGCGCGCGGGGAAGATCCGCTACATCGGCTGCTCCAACTTCTCCGGCTGGCACCTGATGAAGTCGCTCGCCGTGTCGGAGCGCTACAACCTGGCGCGCTACGTGGCCCACCAGGCGTACTACTCGCTCGTGGGCCGCGACTACGAGTGGGAGCTGATGCCGCTCGCGCTGGACCAGAAGGTGGGCGCGGTGGTGTGGAGCCCGCTGGGCTGGGGCCGCCTCACCGGCAAGCTGCGCCGGGGCGCGCCGAAGCCGGAGACAAGCCGCCTCAACAACCCCGCCACCGCGGCCGGCGGCCCGCAGGTGCCGGAGGAGCACCTCTTCAAGGTCGTGGACGCGCTCGACGCCGTGGCGGAGGAGACCGGGAAGACGGTGCCGCAGGTGGCGCTCAACTGGGTCCTGCAGCGGCCCACCGTGTCCAACGTCATCATCGGCGCGCGCACGGAGGAGCAGCTGCGCCAGAACCTGGGCGCCATCGGGTGGAACCTCACGCCCGCGCAGGTGGCCAGGCTGGACGCCGCGAGCACCGTGCCCTGGCCATACCCGTACTTCCACCAGCGGCAGTTCTCCGAGCGCAACCCGTTCCCCGTGACGTGAGCGGGGCGTGAAGCGGGAGGCGGCCGGGGCCTGGGTCCGGCGCCTCCGTCCCGGGGGCAGGTCCGCCGCCCCTCCGGACGATGCACCTCATGCACGAGAACTTTTCTCTCCGCGTGGAGGCCCGCTCGCCCATGTCCCTCAAGGAATACAAGCCCGGAAGTCCCTTCCCCGGCGTCATCGGCCGCACCTGGGAGCAGTCGTCACCCGCGTGGCCCTCGCCCCTGCGCTCGAAGCCCGGCGCGCCCAACGTCCTGTTCATCATCCTGGATGACCTGGGCTTCGGGCACCTGGGCTGCTACGGCTCGCCCATCCGCACGCCGAACCTGGACCGGCTGGCGAAGGGCGGGCTGCTCTACAACAACATGCACACCACCGCGCTGTGCTCGCCCACGCGCTCGTGCATCCTCACCGGCCGCAACCACCACTCCAACGGGATGGGCACCATCACCGAAACGTCGCTGGGCTACCCCGGCTACAACGGCACCATCCCCTTCGAGAACGGCTTCCTCTCCGAGATGCTGATGCAGGCCGGCTACAACACGTATGCCATTGGAAAGTGGCACCTCACCCCCGCGGAGCAGACGAGCGCCGCCGGGCCGTACTCGCGTTGGCCGCTGGGCCGCGGCTTCGAGCGCTTCTATGGCTTCCTGGGCGGGGACACGCACCAGTACTACCCGGACCTCATCCACGACAACCACGCCATCCGCCCGCCCGCCACGCCCGAGCAGGGCTACCACCTCACGCCGGACCTGGTGGACCGGGCCATCGACTGCGTCGCGGACACGAAGCAGGTCGCGCCGGACAAGCCCTTCTTCCTCTACTTCGCCACGGGCGCCATGCACGCGCCCCACCAGGTCCCCCGCGAATGGGCGGACAGGTACGCGGGCCAGTTCGACGACGGCTGGGACGCCTACCGTCAGAAGGTGTTCCAGCGGCAGCTGGAGCTGGGCGTGCTCCCGAAGGGGACGCAGCTGTCCCGGCACGACCCCGACGTGCAGGACTGGGACTCGCTGCCCGCCGAGGAGAAGCGCCTCTACGCTCGGATGATGGAGGTGTATGCGGGCTTCCTGGAGCACACGGACCACCACATCGGCCGGCTGCTCAAGTTCCTGGAGGACACGGGCGAGCTGGACGACACGCTCATCATGGTGCTGTCCGACAACGGGGCTAGCGCCGAGG
This genomic interval carries:
- a CDS encoding aldo/keto reductase: MEYRQLGGSGFKVPVLSLGTGTFGGSGEFFKGFGSSDVKEATRLVDIALDAGVNMFDSADGYSAGLAEEILGKALEGRRDKAIISTKATFRAGAGPNDVGSSRFHLTRAVDAALRRLKTDYIDLFQLHAFDAMTPVEEVLNTLDGFVRAGKIRYIGCSNFSGWHLMKSLAVSERYNLARYVAHQAYYSLVGRDYEWELMPLALDQKVGAVVWSPLGWGRLTGKLRRGAPKPETSRLNNPATAAGGPQVPEEHLFKVVDALDAVAEETGKTVPQVALNWVLQRPTVSNVIIGARTEEQLRQNLGAIGWNLTPAQVARLDAASTVPWPYPYFHQRQFSERNPFPVT